In one window of Chryseobacterium sp. JV274 DNA:
- a CDS encoding two-component regulator propeller domain-containing protein, whose translation MPLKIYIFILLFCIQICCSQQTASVWYDTDNGLPQNSVKDITKDKYGFIWMSTENGLVRYDGYNFVTFNHLNLKNNRFSFFFGNAEKDSIYNLTAYSENTTLISKRNVSILQKKNHCIKKVLSESRSYSVFMKNGVLEEIDLKKFFIYFNKNSYYHLSNDGTIQYKHKNIATIKGLPKDFILDTFCLGENIFIISKALKKIVKITSEKITYTDAPDIFFQNDVKVYWSQINNQSFIIQDRILYKIVYENNAVSLKKLAAYDLKKNSLSSIYHDEANNKLYLGTLSDGLNVIKFNNFHVVNKSDKSYDNIFYSLLPFGTDKVITSSGDVYSENGLEKQYHFSTTSRYFLLYDDQKNIIIQNDFSLLRFLNNVNYSGKEKLYFGKTASCLWNMNNYYVIAFHTASLSTQLAFYKDVSFKNPFLQLSIPNIVTSVQEYGQNKWLVGTRDALYSVETPDFTLKKVSEKSLNVREIVKTNDGSFWIMTQGNGFFLYKNKELIKMPEDKDGYLLFSHTILEDKKGFFWISTNNGLFQVLKNNLLNYSRDRKSSVYYYRYSKEDGFNTNEFNGGCSPSSAILQNGSFVFPSIKGLVFFDPKKIKSYYPQNFFMERVVFYDSKSNIQENTINLENNFYKALILVDVPYYANRVNLVIEAKLKGSKNEKWEKVNSDGKYYITNLEPGKYQLIIRVLASPTGKYIYKTLNIDVKYLFYQTLLFKFFVILILSLILLKLIKLRIRRQELKKRELEKIIETRTQKLLKTVSKLEYTKEQLRKESVQQKKLLETISHDIITPIKYLSIAAKKLYETDEHDHYIQKKHFESFYKSSIEFYNFVKTLKEYAEIYNVSEKKETYNIYEVIESKKTLFEGAAKEQNTQIINHVKNPTYSQINQNVVAVIIHNLIDNAIKNTTNGTIELSTIEDDSIFFLEVRDTGKGMSQEQMTYYEKLQKNIENEKLILQKYSLGLHLILQLLMMINGKIDFKNNNPYGTIVSIKIKKQKYG comes from the coding sequence ATGCCTCTTAAAATCTATATTTTCATTTTATTATTCTGTATACAAATCTGTTGTAGCCAGCAGACAGCCTCTGTTTGGTATGATACAGACAACGGGCTTCCGCAGAATAGTGTAAAGGATATTACCAAAGACAAATATGGATTTATCTGGATGAGTACAGAGAACGGACTTGTGCGGTATGACGGATATAATTTCGTAACCTTTAATCATCTTAATCTTAAGAATAACAGATTCTCCTTTTTTTTTGGAAATGCTGAAAAAGACTCTATTTATAATTTAACCGCTTACAGTGAAAACACCACTTTAATATCCAAAAGAAATGTAAGTATTTTACAGAAAAAGAACCACTGCATAAAAAAAGTACTGAGTGAAAGCAGGTCATATTCAGTATTTATGAAAAATGGAGTTTTAGAAGAGATTGATCTTAAGAAATTCTTTATTTATTTTAATAAGAATAGTTATTATCATCTATCTAATGATGGAACAATACAGTATAAGCATAAAAATATTGCGACAATAAAAGGACTGCCGAAGGATTTTATATTGGACACGTTTTGTTTGGGAGAAAATATATTTATTATATCCAAGGCACTGAAAAAAATCGTTAAAATCACCTCCGAAAAAATTACATACACAGATGCTCCTGATATTTTTTTCCAAAATGATGTCAAGGTATACTGGAGTCAGATTAATAATCAGTCTTTTATTATTCAGGATCGCATTCTGTATAAAATAGTCTATGAAAACAATGCTGTCAGTTTAAAAAAACTTGCAGCTTATGACCTTAAGAAAAATTCTTTATCCTCTATTTATCATGATGAAGCAAATAATAAGCTATACTTGGGAACCTTATCTGATGGGCTTAATGTAATCAAATTCAATAATTTTCATGTGGTCAACAAATCAGATAAATCTTATGATAATATTTTTTATTCCCTGCTGCCTTTTGGAACGGATAAGGTAATTACATCTTCGGGAGATGTTTACAGTGAAAACGGACTGGAAAAACAATATCACTTCAGTACAACAAGCAGGTATTTTTTATTATATGATGATCAAAAAAATATAATTATTCAAAATGATTTTTCTCTACTGCGTTTTCTTAACAATGTCAATTATTCAGGAAAGGAAAAACTTTATTTTGGAAAAACAGCATCTTGCCTCTGGAACATGAACAATTATTATGTCATAGCATTTCATACAGCTTCATTAAGTACCCAGCTTGCTTTTTACAAAGATGTCAGTTTTAAAAATCCATTCTTACAACTTTCAATCCCAAATATTGTAACCTCTGTGCAGGAATATGGTCAGAACAAATGGTTGGTGGGGACCAGAGATGCTTTATATTCTGTAGAAACTCCCGATTTCACATTAAAAAAAGTATCTGAAAAGTCTTTGAATGTAAGGGAAATTGTAAAAACGAATGATGGAAGCTTCTGGATCATGACTCAGGGAAACGGCTTTTTTCTTTACAAAAACAAAGAATTAATAAAAATGCCTGAAGATAAGGACGGCTACCTTTTGTTTTCACATACAATTCTGGAAGATAAAAAAGGATTTTTCTGGATCAGCACCAATAACGGATTATTTCAGGTACTGAAAAACAATCTTCTGAACTATTCCAGAGATAGGAAGTCTTCTGTATATTATTACAGATACAGCAAAGAAGATGGGTTCAATACCAATGAATTCAACGGAGGATGTTCTCCCAGTTCTGCAATTCTACAAAATGGAAGTTTTGTTTTCCCTTCCATAAAAGGACTGGTATTTTTTGATCCTAAAAAAATAAAAAGTTATTATCCGCAAAATTTCTTCATGGAACGTGTTGTATTTTATGATTCGAAAAGCAACATACAAGAAAATACCATCAATTTGGAAAATAATTTCTACAAAGCCTTGATTTTGGTAGATGTACCTTATTATGCCAACCGGGTAAACCTTGTAATTGAAGCCAAACTAAAAGGCTCTAAAAATGAGAAATGGGAGAAAGTAAATAGTGATGGGAAATACTACATCACCAATCTGGAACCCGGAAAATATCAGCTTATCATCAGAGTACTAGCCTCTCCAACAGGAAAATACATTTACAAAACACTGAATATTGATGTAAAATATCTATTCTACCAAACATTACTTTTTAAGTTTTTTGTCATTTTAATTCTATCACTCATCTTATTAAAGCTAATCAAACTACGAATAAGAAGACAGGAACTAAAAAAAAGAGAACTGGAAAAAATCATTGAAACAAGAACTCAGAAATTATTAAAAACAGTTTCAAAACTGGAATATACAAAGGAACAGCTTCGAAAAGAAAGTGTTCAGCAGAAAAAATTGCTGGAGACAATAAGTCACGACATTATCACTCCTATCAAATATCTGTCTATTGCTGCAAAGAAATTGTATGAAACTGATGAACACGATCATTATATACAAAAAAAGCACTTTGAAAGCTTTTATAAATCTTCTATAGAGTTCTACAACTTTGTAAAAACCCTGAAGGAATACGCCGAAATTTATAATGTTTCCGAAAAAAAGGAAACCTATAATATTTACGAAGTTATTGAATCCAAAAAAACTCTTTTTGAAGGAGCTGCCAAAGAACAAAACACGCAGATCATTAATCATGTTAAAAATCCTACTTACTCCCAAATCAACCAGAATGTAGTAGCGGTTATTATTCATAATTTAATAGATAATGCGATAAAAAATACAACAAATGGAACCATAGAACTGTCTACTATTGAAGATGACAGCATCTTTTTTCTGGAAGTAAGAGATACAGGAAAAGGAATGAGCCAGGAACAGATGACGTACTATGAAAAGCTTCAGAAAAATATTGAAAATGAAAAACTCATTTTACAAAAATATAGCTTGGGACTGCATCTTATTCTTCAGTTACTCATGATGATCAACGGTAAAATAGACTTTAAAAACAATAACCCATATGGAACAATAGTATCGATTAAAATAAAAAAACAAAAATATGGATAG
- a CDS encoding response regulator transcription factor, whose product MDRKIIIADDHFVVRLGTTLILESHYKDVKISYAESYTDLTDQLLIEKFDLLILDINMPESKYLSMIGEVKKIQPDLKILVFSVYDNDIAVQYIIEGADGYINKLCDENNILEAVENIFETGTYYSPDIVKKLVSSAKKDTPINPIEALSEREKEIFDLLIKGYGNIEISNELNLHLSTVSTYKARVYKKLNIKNTVDLVRLGDKNQAHKYK is encoded by the coding sequence ATGGATAGAAAAATTATTATTGCTGATGATCATTTTGTAGTAAGGTTGGGAACCACCCTTATTCTGGAATCACACTACAAAGATGTGAAGATTTCTTACGCAGAATCTTATACAGATCTAACAGATCAACTACTCATTGAGAAATTCGACTTATTGATCCTGGATATCAATATGCCGGAGAGTAAGTATCTGAGCATGATTGGTGAAGTAAAAAAAATACAGCCGGATCTTAAGATTTTAGTGTTTTCGGTGTATGACAATGATATTGCAGTACAGTATATCATTGAAGGGGCTGACGGATACATTAATAAATTATGTGATGAAAATAATATCCTGGAAGCCGTAGAAAACATCTTTGAAACAGGAACTTATTATTCCCCGGATATTGTAAAAAAACTGGTTTCTTCCGCTAAAAAAGACACTCCTATCAACCCGATAGAAGCCTTATCCGAAAGAGAAAAGGAAATATTTGATTTATTGATAAAAGGATACGGCAATATTGAGATCTCGAATGAACTGAACCTGCATCTTTCTACAGTAAGCACCTACAAAGCAAGAGTCTACAAAAAACTAAACATTAAAAACACGGTAGATCTTGTACGGTTAGGAGATAAAAACCAGGCACACAAATACAAATAA